A genome region from Populus alba chromosome 3, ASM523922v2, whole genome shotgun sequence includes the following:
- the LOC118034034 gene encoding uncharacterized protein, with amino-acid sequence MFVKLTVTVLFFLCAVAYSRTPSDLLDGDFTLPELPRSDPKATPVLFLPSQKPETSDPATEIKYPADVEIEEQKELGSSSTDEKESIETAVPLTVVTFRPTNLHFLPLRPLLPVRHRHGCRHGHNMMKPRFYGNDMVVSGEKDGGLELGDHQVKSGDVRAIPARWTRFHHGGQRFSFYDDVASGEVREWGHRKHHHVEGEEEHDHEENELVIEHGLVHEHEEHEHEEHGHEHEEHGHGHGHEHEEHEHEHGHEEHEHGSHGHGHGHGHEEHEHGHGHAHEEQGHGHDHGDEHEHEHEHEHEHGHEHEEHGHGHDEEHEHEHGHEGHRHGHEHGHGHEWGLFKGIRKFLNHNF; translated from the coding sequence ATGTTCGTCAAACTCACCGTCAccgttcttttttttctatgcgcCGTCGCTTATTCTCGTACGCCGTCAGATCTACTAGATGGGGACTTCACTCTACCCGAATTACCAAGATCCGATCCGAAAGCCACGCCTGTTCTCTTCCTCCCAAGCCAGAAACCCGAGACTAGCGATCCCGCAACTGAAATAAAGTATCCAGCTGATGTAGAAATCGAGGAGCAAAAGGAACTAGGATCGTCATCAACGGACGAGAAGGAATCGATTGAGACAGCGGTGCCGCTAACAGTCGTGACTTTCCGTCCAACAAACCTTCACTTCTTGCCTCTACGCCCGTTACTCCCGGTACGCCATCGTCACGGATGCCGTCACGGGCACAATATGATGAAGCCGCGTTTCTACGGTAATGATATGGTTGTATCCGGTGAGAAGGATGGTGGTTTGGAACTTGGTGATCATCAGGTGAAAAGTGGCGATGTTAGGGCGATTCCTGCTAGGTGGACCAGGTTTCACCATGGGGGTCAGAGGTTTTCTTTCTATGATGACGTGGCAAGTGGAGAGGTGAGGGAGTGGGGCCACAGGAAGCACCACCATGTCGAAGGAGAAGAGGAACATGATCACGAGGAGAATGAGCTTGTGATCGAGCACGGGCTTGTGCACGAGCACGAGGAGCACGAGCACGAGGAGCATGGGCACGAGCACGAAGAGCATGGGCATGGGCATGGGCACGAGCACGAGGAGCATGAGCACGAGCATGGGCACGAGGAGCATGAGCATGGATCACATGGGCATGGGCATGGGCACGGGCACGAGGAGCATGAGCATGGGCATGGGCACGCGCATGAGGAGCAGGGGCATGGGCATGATCATGGGGATGAGCATGAGCATGAGCATGAGCATGAGCATGAGCATGGGCACGAGCACGAGGAGCACGGGCACGGGCACGATGAGGAGCATGAGCATGAGCATGGGCATGAGGGGCATAGGCATGGACATGAGCACGGGCACGGGCATGAATGGGGATTGTTTAAGGGGATTCGTAAGTTTTTGAATCATAATTTTTGA
- the LOC118034024 gene encoding probable polygalacturonase, translating to MPRFLVSFLLVFTISVSFLSFIAVGEVVTCSGIVPMRLRNDKISIADFGGVGDGKTLNTKAFREAVYRIQHLRRRGGTLLYIPPGVYLTESFNLTSHMTLYLARDAVIKATQDTWNWPLIAPLPSYGRGRERPGGRYMSFIHGDGLQDVIITGENGTIDGQGDVWWNMWRQRTLLFTRPNLVEFVNSRGIIISNVIFRNSPFWNIHPVYSRNVVIRYVTILAPLDSPNTDGIDPDSSSNVCIEDSYISTGDDLVAVKSGWDEYGIAYGRPSSDITIRRITGSSPFAGIAVGSETSGGVKNVLVENINLCNMGVGIHIKTNIGRGGFIKNITVTDVYMENVRKGIKIAGDVGDHPDESFNPNALPVVYGITLKSIWGEKVQQPGSIQGLKNSPFTGICLSNINLHGVPGPRSSPWKCSDVSGSALLVSPWPCSELTSPHQTGSCSDHF from the exons ATGCCACGCttcttggtttcttttcttcttgtttttaccATTTCGGtatcttttttaagttttattgcAGTTGGGGAAGTGGTAACCTGCTCGGGAATAGTACCGATGAGGCTCCGGAATGATAAGATATCCATAGCTGATTTTGGTGGTGTCGGTGATGGCAAGACACTCAATACAAAGGCATTTAGAGAGGCAGTTTATAGGATTCAGCATTTGAGAAGAAGAGGCGGCACCTTGCTTTATATTCCTCCCGGGGTGTATTTAACAGAAAGCTTTAATCTTACTAGCCATATGACTCTTTACTTGGCTAGAGATGCTGTTATTAAAGCAACCCAG GATACTTGGAACTGGCCCTTAATTGCTCCTCTGCCATCTTATGGAAGAGGGAGAGAGCGCCCCGGCGGAAGGTATATGAGCTTTATTCATGGAGATGGACTTCAAGATGTCATCATCACAG GTGAGAATGGGACAATTGATGGCCAAGGAGATGTCTGGTGGAACATGTGGAGGCAGAGAACTCTTCTTTTTACAAGACCTAATCTCGTTGAATTTGTAAATTCAAGAGGCATAATCATTTCCAACGTGATTTTCCGCAATTCTCCCTTTTGGAACATTCACCCTGTTTATTCCCG TAACGTTGTTATTCGATATGTTACCATCTTGGCTCCCCTGGATTCTCCCAATACCGATGGAATTGATCCAG ATTCAAGCTCTAACGTCTGCATAGAAGATTCATACATTTCCACTGGAGATGATCTTGTAGCTGTAAAAAGCGGATGGGATGAATACGGAATCGCTTATGGTCGCCCAAGCTCCGACATCACTATCCGGAGGATAACAGGATCATCCCCATTCGCTGGAATAGCAGTGGGAAGTGAAACCTCAGGCGGAGTGAAGAATGTCCTGGTTGAAAACATAAACCTCTGCAATATGGGAGTTGGCATTCATATCAAAACAAACATTGGAAGGGGAGGATTCATTAAAAACATCACAGTCACTGATGTGTACATGGAAAATGTTCGAAAGGGTATAAAGATAGCAGGAGATGTTGGTGACCACCCAGATGAAAGTTTCAACCCAAATGCTCTGCCAGTTGTTTATGGCATCACCCTTAAAAGCATATGGGGTGAGAAGGTTCAGCAGCCGGGTTCAATACAGGGCTTGAAGAACTCCCCTTTCACGGGGATTTGTCTCTCTAACATCAACCTTCATGGTGTTCCAGGGCCCCGATCCTCTCCTTGGAAATGCTCCGATGTAAGCGGATCTGCCCTCCTGGTGAGCCCATGGCCTTGTTCTGAACTGACCAGCCCTCATCAAACTGGTTCCTGTTCCGATCATTTTTGA